A stretch of Tigriopus californicus strain San Diego chromosome 11, Tcal_SD_v2.1, whole genome shotgun sequence DNA encodes these proteins:
- the LOC131891189 gene encoding acyl-protein thioesterase 1-like: MKVIVEICLFCGDDSEFQAFQSGVYRVLNKCVKPSAPGMMYNCLLKCQKKAKGRAVSKSRERSKMVSSGTILFFHDVGDNGGKWTKRLGALFPDENIRIFCPTASEMPVGLFNGLCMHSWFDMNKDHDPMEGEIWDIKKIWDNSKSAKFVGQLIDFELLHGTPLDKIILGGHSQGGALALYAGLSYVNKTTEKNLGGIFTLGSWLLLRWEFDSAYAQSIIAVNAPKNVLMCHGERDRKIPVDWGISAKEDLEKVIGNLEFVPYKQHGHEVSTIQLKDCVKFCHTILSD, translated from the exons ATGAAAGTGATTGTCGAGATTTGCCTTTTCTGTGGAGATGACTCAGAATTTCAGGCCTTTCAGAGTGGCGTCTATCGAGTCTTGAACAAGTGTGTGAAGCCATCTGCACCGGGGATGATGTACAATTGccttttgaaatgtcaaaagaaggccaaaggcCGCGCTGTCTCCAAGTCTCGGG AGAGATCCAAGATGGTTTCGAGTGGgaccattttattttttcatgacGTGGGTGACAATGGTGGTAAGTGGACCAAACGCTTGGGAGCTCTTTTTCCTGACGAAAATATTCGCATTTTCTGTCCGACCGCAAGTGAAATGCCCGTGGGACTATTTAACGGTCTTTGTATGCATTCCTGGTTCGACATGAACAAAGATCACGATCCAATGGAAGGGGAAATTTGGGACATCAAGAAA ATTTGGGACAACAGCAAATCCGCCAAG TTTGTTGGACAGTTAATCGATTTTGAGCTCCTCCATGGAACCCCGCTTGATAAAATAATCTTGGGTGGTCACTCGCAAGGCGGAGCGCTAGCGCTCTACGCCGGTTTATCTTACGTCAACAAAACGACAGAGAAGAATCTGGGTGGGATTTTCACTTTGGGTAGCTGGTTGTTACTCCGTTGGGAGTTTGATTCCGCTTATGCCCAGAGCATTATTGCCGTCAATGCCCCAAAGAATGTGCTCATG TGTCACGGAGAAAGAGACCGAAAAATTCCTGTGGATTGGGGGATTTCTGCAAAGGAGGATTTAGAGAAGGTGATCGGAAATCTAGAATTTGTCCCGTACAAACAACATGGTCACGAGGTATCAACGATTCAGTTAAAAGACTGCGTAAAATTTTGTCACACGATATTGTCTGATTGA
- the LOC131889938 gene encoding ribonuclease Oy-like isoform X1 codes for MLTLSQTLLAFGLLGPVWTARSRSSESHDDHFDLLIFAQNWPTTNCIEWKERDKQNTCTIPQGIWTVHGIWPTKNKTIGPNFCDRSKRFDPTRLAPILDDLEAHWTNVHANTGEYSFWKHEWEKHGTCAMELGPLDTEFKYFKQGITWNEQYPLSKFLNDAGIVPGQKYTFKEIFDAVQNRLGGHRPAVQCQYDDEHDVKTLAQINICFEKSLQLTDCDPIKGGVNLFCPRFAREIFYPESTRFNSAPLFPYVLSVVFVMIILPVGFQIIKRVYLHRLRQTLYQPL; via the exons ATGTTGACCTTATCACAAACCTTGTTGGCCTTTGGTCTTTTGGGTCCGGTTTGGACGGCCAGATCGCGTTCTTCTGAATCGCACGATGATCATTTTGACTTGCTaatatttgctcaaaactgGCCTACCACCAATTGCATCGAATGGAAAGAACGCGACAAGCAGAACACGTGCACCATCC CCCAAGGGATTTGGACGGTCCATGGGATCTGGCCGACCAAAAATAAGACCATTGGTCCCAATTTCTGTGATCGCTCCAAACGCTTCGATCCCACTCGTTTGGCACCCATACTAGATGATCTGGAAGCACATTGGACCAATGTGCATGCCAATACAGGCGAATATAGCTTTTGGAAGCACGAATGGGAGAAGCATGGAACTTGTGCCATGGAACTGGGACCCTTGGACACGGAATTCAAATACTTCAAGCAAG GAATCACGTGGAATGAGCAATATCCGTTGAGCAAGTTTCTGAATGATGCGGGGATTGTCCCTGGTCAGAAATATACCTTCAAAGAGATCTTTGATGCCGTGCAGAATCGATTGGGCGGCCATCGACCCGCCGTTCAGTGCCAATATGACGATGAGCACGACGTCAAGACCTTGGCTCAAATCAACATTTGCTTCGAAAAGAGTCTCCAGTTGACGGATTGTGATCCCATCAAGGGTGGAGTGAACCTGTTCTGCCCAAGGTTTGCCAGGGAGATCTTCTATCCCGAATCAACCCGATTCAATTCGGCCCCGCTCTTCCCATATG TGCTCTCCGTGGTGTTTGTGATGATCATTTTGCCGGTTGGGTTTCAAATCATAAAACGAGTTTACCTTCATCGTCTTCGGCAAACGCTCTACCAGCCTCTCTAA
- the LOC131889938 gene encoding ribonuclease Oy-like isoform X2 has translation MLTLSQTLLAFGLLGPVWTARSRSSESHDDHFDLLIFAQNWPTTNCIEWKERDKQNTCTIPQGIWTVHGIWPTKNKTIGPNFCDRSKRFDPTRLAPILDDLEAHWTNVHANTGEYSFWKHEWEKHGTCAMELGPLDTEFKYFKQGITWNEQYPLSKFLNDAGIVPGQKYTFKEIFDAVQNRLGGHRPAVQCQYDDEHDVKTLAQINICFEKSLQLTDCDPIKGGVNLFCPRFAREIFYPESTRFNSAPLFPYASIIQVFVVGIIISRF, from the exons ATGTTGACCTTATCACAAACCTTGTTGGCCTTTGGTCTTTTGGGTCCGGTTTGGACGGCCAGATCGCGTTCTTCTGAATCGCACGATGATCATTTTGACTTGCTaatatttgctcaaaactgGCCTACCACCAATTGCATCGAATGGAAAGAACGCGACAAGCAGAACACGTGCACCATCC CCCAAGGGATTTGGACGGTCCATGGGATCTGGCCGACCAAAAATAAGACCATTGGTCCCAATTTCTGTGATCGCTCCAAACGCTTCGATCCCACTCGTTTGGCACCCATACTAGATGATCTGGAAGCACATTGGACCAATGTGCATGCCAATACAGGCGAATATAGCTTTTGGAAGCACGAATGGGAGAAGCATGGAACTTGTGCCATGGAACTGGGACCCTTGGACACGGAATTCAAATACTTCAAGCAAG GAATCACGTGGAATGAGCAATATCCGTTGAGCAAGTTTCTGAATGATGCGGGGATTGTCCCTGGTCAGAAATATACCTTCAAAGAGATCTTTGATGCCGTGCAGAATCGATTGGGCGGCCATCGACCCGCCGTTCAGTGCCAATATGACGATGAGCACGACGTCAAGACCTTGGCTCAAATCAACATTTGCTTCGAAAAGAGTCTCCAGTTGACGGATTGTGATCCCATCAAGGGTGGAGTGAACCTGTTCTGCCCAAGGTTTGCCAGGGAGATCTTCTATCCCGAATCAACCCGATTCAATTCGGCCCCGCTCTTCCCATATG CCTCAATCATCCAAGTCTTCGTCGTTGGCATAATAATTTCCAGGTTCTGA
- the LOC131889926 gene encoding protein Aster-A-like, which produces MDPYAAVHPPQQGQTGGSIEPPSTATVIPAAMEEPVPVSSHSSTVKMKKKRKASSRARLSPCSSSPLLVSHPEPIPNSKTSPSDLAGEPVSSSATLKGSRKKDGEHSGRDNVTKDGFAKPLSSISRQMSNTSTSESVQFEIGSMTPANSTLKMNRHTSNIDITLSCPDGSEEQAQAKALEEVPESMRSDLNETESGSFSGLCPAQTRIEDRRKKTFSQKKPWFSAINPNYKSRSQTFKKIFSKIPTNERLIVEYSCALQKDILIQGRIYFTSNYLCFYANIFTWETSVVLRWNEIAGITKEKTALVIPNAIQFNTTTKDKFFFASFTSRDKTFNTAMKIWQNCMLEEFSSTKMWQLIHESYGDELGLTTEDEDDYLCPLEDDEMGMDTSPGGTTGGTGGPSSLSSNVSSKEGFWSRRGIKGINRENSRGSEYNDPSQSSAETGTDPLPTLTNHASSSSPNVPVLEGSKSTSGFSFGRRKKKKSSTLRASEQNGDLGASSRGGGVGGSVPGTDLSCDSDEDGDDDGEVASDDMALCNPSNRKRRERVNRNTQRLFEEWQAAQEGREMTNQVYNMDVDMLFTFLFTNSKFYADFHKSRKTTDLVQSQWEQRPGLNDKFREVSMTLSLNNAMGPKNSGVVDSQVMKNDYTVAGEIYAIHVETVNSGIPYADSFFVTSHFCLTRVSKETSRLVVWSNIKYKKSVWGFVKSIIEKNTWLGLEEFYNELSRDLKIGAAQLAAECEVPSSLGGPLGASPVNLKPTHAIPGLPEAGEPILSQGMPLPYTSIRTLQPNEALRSPKSTAPELQNVSKAAVILLILLLSANCLLYYKVWFLETTLVVDPSHSESNSHRGNGPSSFYKHLDPSLFLDKDPDSQTTEQWLGILQQQEMVHQLELEKWGEMLGAATELLRKTEDSLSNIQKSIQPLTLQKVRQMLLLQPNERFRSTTIAPPIEREPPPPERVDERPQVKKPSEVHQPHPHVKSEL; this is translated from the exons ATGGATCCCTATGCGGCTGTTCATCCGCCCCAGCAGGGCCAAACTGGCGGTTCCATCGAACCTCCTAGCACGGCTACGGTCATACCGGCTGCAATGGAAGAGCCCGTACCGGTATCGTCCCACTCATCTACGgtcaagatgaagaagaaacggAAAGCCTCATCTCGAGCTCG ATTGAGTCCGTGTTCATCGAGTCCACTGTTAGTGTCTCATCCGGAGCCGATTCCCAATTCGAAGACATCCCCATCCGATTTGGCTG GNGAACCGGTCTCCTCTTCAGCAACTTTGAAAGGAAGCCGTAAAAAAGATGGCGAACATTCCGGTCGAGACAATGTCACGAAAGATGG TTTCGCCAAACCCTTGAGCTCAATCAGCCGTCAGATGTCCAACACATCAACCTCGGAATCGGTGCAATTTGAGATTGGCTCCATGACCCCTGCCAATTccaccttgaaaatgaatcgtCATACTTCAAATATTGAC ATTACGCTCTCCTGTCCAGATGGTTCTGAGGAGCAAGCTCAAGCTAAGGCATTGGAAGAAGTTCCAGAATCGATGCGATCGGATTTGAATGAAACGGAAAGTGGTTCCTTTTCGGGGTTGTGCCCGGCTCAAACTCGTATTGAAGACCGTCGCAAGAAAACTTTCAGTCAGAAGAAGCCATGGTTCAGTGCGATTAATCCCAATTATAAGTCCCGGTCTCAGACCTTCAAGAAGATCTTCTCAAAGATCCCCACCAACGAACGACTCATCGTGG AGTACTCGTGTGCGTTACAAAAGGACATTCTGATCCAAGGGAGGATCTACTTCACATCCAATTACTTGTGCTTCTATGCCAATATCTTCACTTGGGAGACATCC GTTGTACTCAGATGGAATGAGATCGCCGGCATTACCAAAGAAAAAACTGCTTTGGTCATTCCCAATGCCATTCAGttcaacaccaccaccaaagaCAAATTTTTTTTCGCCTCATTCACATCCAGAGATAAGACCTTCAACACAGCCATGAAGATCTGGCAAAACTGCATGCTCGAAGAG TTTTCGAGCACTAAAATGTGGCAGCTCATCCATGAATCATACGGAGATGAACTTGGACTGACCAcagaggacgaggatgattATCTTTGCCCTCTGGAAGACGATGAAATGGGCATGGACACTTCGCCAGGTGGAACCACTGGAGGAACGGGAGGTCCATCATCGCTCTCATCCAATGTATCGAGTAAGGAGGGATTCTGGAGTCGCCGAGGGATCAAAGGAATAAACCGTGAG AATTCTCGAGGATCAGAATACAACGATCCCAGTCAATCCTCAGCGGAAACCGGCACTGATCCCCTGCCCACTCTCACCAACCACGCCTCATCCTCCTCTCCCAATGTTCCTGTCCTTGAAGGCTCCAAGTCCACTTCAGGATTCTCGTTTGGTCGacggaaaaagaagaagagttcCACTTTAAGAGCATCGGAACAGAACGGAGACTTGGGAGCGTCCAGCAGAGGAGGAGGGGTAGGTGGGAGTGTTCCAGGTACCGATTTGTCTTGCGACTCTGATGAGGATGGAGACGACGATGGTGAGGTTGCCAGCGATGATATGGCCTTATGCAATCCGAGCAATCGAAAACGACGGGAACGTG TGAATAGAAACACACAAAGGCTGTTTGAGGAGTGGCAGGCTGCTCAAGAGGGTCGAGAAATGACCAACCAGGTCTACAACATGGATGTGGACATGCTCTTCACGTTCCTATTCACCAACTCGAAATTTTACGCGGACTTTCACAAATCCAGGAAGACTACAG ATCTCGTGCAAAGTCAGTGGGAACAACGCCCAGGACTGAACGATAAATTTCGGGAAGTCTCCATGACATTGTCATTGAACAACGCAATGGGCCCCAAGAATTCCGGAGTGGTGGACTCACAG GTGATGAAGAATGACTATACGGTAGCGGGCGAGATCTATGCCATCCATGTGGAGACGGTAAACAGTGGCATTCCCTACGCGGATTCATTCTTTGTGACCTCGCATTTTTGTCTCACGCGAGTTTCCAAGGAAACTTCACGACTCGTGGTCTGGTCCAATATCAAATATAAGAAGTCGGTCTGGGGATTCGTCAAAT CAATCATTGAGAAGAACACTTGGCTTGGCCTTGAGGAGTTCTATAATGAACTCTCAAGGGATCTTAAGATTGGAGCAGCTCAACTGGCCGCGGAGTGCGAGGTTCCAAGTTCCTTGGGTGGTCCATTAGGTGCCAGTCCAGTTAATCTCAAACCCACCCATGCCATCCCTGGTCTCCCGGAAGCTGGAG AACCTATCTTGAGCCAAGGAATGCCCTTGCCATACACCTCGATTCGGACTCTCCAACCCAATGAAGCCCTCAGGAGCCCTAAATCGACGGCTCCCGAGCTCCAAAACGTCTCCAAAGCGGCTGTGATACTCCTGATATTGTTGCTAAGCGCCAATTGCCTTCTCTACTACAAGGTCTGGTTCCTGGAAACCACTCTAGTGGTCGATCCGAGTCATTCAGAGTCCAACTCGCATCGTGGTAACGGGCCGTCCTCTTTCTACAAACACCTGGATCCATCGCTCTTCTTGGACAAAGATCCCGACTCCCAAACCACGGAACAGTGGCTGGGAATCCTACAACAGCAAGAAATGGTCCACCAACTGGAACTCGAAAAATGGGGCGAAATGCTGGGAGCCGCCACCGAACTTCTCAGAAAA ACTGAGgattctttgtcaaacattCAGAAGAGCATCCAGCCTCTCACCCTTCAGAAGGTTCGGCAAATGTTACTTCTCCAACCGAATGAGCGATTTAGATCCACGACGATTGCACCGCCAATTGAGAGGGAACCGCCCCCACCAGAACGAGTCGACGAACGTCCTCAAGTGAAGAAGCCGTCAGAAGTGCACCAACCACACCCTCATGTCAAGAGCGAATTGTGA
- the LOC131889928 gene encoding uncharacterized protein LOC131889928 produces the protein MLALKTTRLTWGYSSNILFKRGMAKQSVRIGCASGFWGDTPTATPQLLENGRVNYLVYDYLSELTMSLLTAAHKKDPSWGYAMDFVLSGVGRHLKTIKEQEIKVITNAGGINTDACVKALKAACQMSGVELNIAEVQGDNLIHLKENLLKLQTIQEMATGQSLPQTVNSMTAYFGAEPIVKALNMGADIVVTGRTADSALALAPIMHEFEWKLDDYDRLAAGSLAGHLIECGAQATGGTFTDWHLVDGFEYMGFPIVEVQPSGEFILTKPELTGGLVNQYTVGEQLLYEIGDPKNYILPDVICDFSQVQIKDLGADTVLVTGAQGKPPTNSFKISATYMDGYKANCVAIVQGGNATAKARKTAEAILSRSRTLLKLVGLPDFDRHHISILGAEDSFGANALSQEFRGRDAVIWMSVQHQNKTALEILGREIASSGTGMAPGLCGMVGGRPKATPCHKLFSFLYPKEKIAAKIQMNGKVEEIRFSSEGAQFEKRGKPTSSEETYVLPTGKEIYILEDLAYARSGDKGNSCNIGLIARHPSYLPYIKQQVTEQSVAEYFRHLFDIDQQTHIEANVTRFDLPGIHGVNFLIENVLDGGGIASLRPDPLGKSFGQMLLSMELTNLPSLSEMSKVEQK, from the exons ATGTTAGCCCTAAAAACCACCCGCCTGACATGGGGATATTCGTCGAATATCTTATTTAAGCGAGGCATGGCCAAACAGTCCGTCCGGATTGGGTGCGCCTCGGGATTTTGGGGTGACACGCCCACTGCCACCCCCCAATTACTCGAAAATGGGCGAGTGAACTACTTAGTGTACGACTATTTATCGGAACTTACCATGTCGTTATTAACTGCTGCTCATAAGAAAGACCCTAGTTGGGGATACGCCATGGATTTTGTACTGAGTGGAGTGGGTCGCCATTTAAAAACTATAAAAGAACAAG AGATCAAGGTCATCACAAATGCGGGGGGTATCAACACGGATGCATGTGTTAAGGCCTTGAAAGCAGCTTGTCAGATGAGTGGGGTGGAATTGAATATTGCAGAAGTCCAAGGGGACAACCTGATCCATCTCAAGGAGAACCTTCTAAAGCTACAAACCATCCAGGAGATGGCAACTGGTCAATCTCTTCCTCAAACAGTAAACTCCATGACCGCTTACTTTGGGGCTGAACCGATTGTCAAGGCCTTGAACATGGGGGCGGATATTGTCGTGACCGGAAGGACAGCGGATAGTGCCTTAGCCTTGGCACCTATCATGCATGAGTTCGAATGGAAGTTAGATGATTATGATCGACTGGCTGCGGGTAGCTTAGCTGGACATCTCATTGAATGTGGAGCTCAGGCGACCGGAGGCACTTTCACAGATTGGCACTTGGTCGATGGGTTTGAATATATGGGATTTCCAATCGTCGAAGTTCAACCGTCTGGCgaattcattttgaccaaaccAGAATTAACTGGAGGATTGGTGAATCAGTACACAGTTGGAGAACAACTCCTCTACGAAATTGGCGATCCTAAAAACTATATTCTGCCCGACGTGATATGTGACTTTTCTCAGGTGCAGATCAAGGATCTGGGTGCTGATACCGTGTTGGTAACCGGTGCCCAAGGTAAACCACCTACGaactctttcaaaatcagTGCAACCTACATGGACGGCTACAAAGCCAATTGCGTGGCCATCGTTCAAGGTGGCAATGCCACGGCAAAGGCCAGAAAAACGGCAGAAGCCATTCTCTCTCGAAGCCGAACTCTCCTGAAGTTAGTCGGTTTGCCGGATTTTGATCGTCAccacatttccattttgggCGCGGAAGACAGTTTTGGGGCCAATGCCTTATCCCAAGAATTTCGCGGTAGAGATGCAGTCATTTGGATGAGTGTACAGCACCAAAATAAGACTGCCTTGGAGATTTTAGGGCGAGAAATCGCCTCGTCTGGAACCGGCATGGCTCCTGGCCTTTGTGGAATGGTGGGTGGACGACCAAAGGCTACCCCTTGTCACAAGCTCTTCTCCTTCTTATATCCCAAGGAGAAAATTGCCGCCAAAATccaaatgaatggaaaagtaGAAGAGATCCGGTTTTCTTCAGAAGGCGCGCAATTCGAAAAGCGCGGGAAGCCGACTTCCAGTGAAGAAACTTATGTTCTACCCACGGGAAAAGAAATCTACATCTTGGAAGATTTAGCCTATGCCAGGAGTGGAGACAAAGGAAATTCCTGCAATATAGGTTTGATTGCCAGACATCCTTCATATTTGCCCTACATCAAGCAACAAGTGACAGAGCAATCCGTGGCCGAGTATTTTAGGCATCTGTTTGACATTGACCAACAGACCCATATTGAGGCCAATGTTACGCGCTTTGATCTCCCAGGAATCCATGGCGTCAATTTTTTAATCGAAAACGTCTTGGATGGTGGCGGGATTGCCTCACTCCGACCTGACCCTCTGGGTAAATCATTCGGGCAAATGCTTCTCAGTATGGAACTGACCAATCTACCATCTTTGAGCGAGATGTCGAAAGTCGAGCAAAAATGA